In Amia ocellicauda isolate fAmiCal2 chromosome 7, fAmiCal2.hap1, whole genome shotgun sequence, one genomic interval encodes:
- the LOC136753760 gene encoding transcription factor E3 isoform X2, producing MSAPDPQHSAQAVLLVPPSPEPGRPVPPHQQPQAVYVILDASSDVSLISLESLLPESGIVADIDLEDILPSDSFYELKSQPVALSPSSSLSLTVPSTSSPAMTSRVLLRQQLMREQAREQERREAQQQQQASSALPRPPDASPAISVSGPSAARPPPAQVPVEVLKVQTHLENPTKYHIQQAQRQQVKQYLSTTLGSKVASQALGVSPSPQSGSAPEHSAAPNSAPNSPMALLNLGPRSEKEIDDVIDDIISLESSFSEDILSFIDSGLQLPNTLPVSGNLLDVYGGTDGATPSITASNSCPADLPNIKREMTDAEAKAFIKERQKKDNHNLIERRRRFNINDRIKELGTLIPKSSDPEMRWNKGTILKASVDYIRKLQKEQQRAKEVESRQKKLELANRSLQLRVQELEMQARLHGLSTPPSSAPLSTDLPPGVLPPAGPSSALEPAGLLSQCGASLSGQQGPSPPFLSPPHSASPGRMAVSSPLDLGGLSFAELDDSSAATFDTRLMADVGLGDILMDEDGGLSPVGGADPLLSSVSPGASKTSSRRSSFSMEEDL from the exons ATGTCCGCCCCGGACCCGCAGCACAGCGCCCAGGCCGTCCTGCTCGTCCCGCCCTCACCCGAACCGGGCCGCCCGGTACCGCCCCACCAGCAGCCCCAGGCCGTGTACGTCATTCTGGACGCCAGCTCTGACGTCAGCCTGATCAg CCTGGAGTCCCTGCTGCCGGAGTCGGGGATCGTGGCCGACATCGACCTCGAGGACATCCTGCCCTCAGACTCCTTCTACGAGCTCAAGAGCCAGCCCGTCGCCCTCAG cccctcctcctccctttccCTGACGGTCCCCTCCACTTCCTCCCCCGCCATGACGTCCCGTGTGCTGCTCCGGCAGCAGCTGATGAGGGAGCAGGCCCGGGAGCAGGAGCGCAGGGaggcccagcagcagcagcaggccaGCTCTGCCCTGCCCCGGCCCCCTGATGCCTCCCCCGCCATCAGTGTCTCCGGCCCCTCCGCTGCCCGGCCGCCCCCGGCACAGGTGCCCGTGGAGGTGCTCAAG GTGCAGACCCACCTGGAAAACCCCACCAAGTACCACATCCAGCAGGCCCAGAGGCAGCAGGTCAAGCAGTACCTGTCCACCACTCTGGGCAGCAAGGTGGCCAGTCAGGCCCTGGGCGTGTCCCCGTCGCCCCAGTCTGGCTCGGCCCCAGAGCACAGCGCCGCGCCCAACAGCGCGCCCAACAGCCCCATGGCCCTGCTCAACCTGGGGCCCCGGTCTGAGAAAGAG ATTGATGATGTCATCGATGACATCATCAGCCTGGAATCGAGTTTCAGCGAAGACATCCTGTCCTTCATCGACTCGGGGCTGCAGCTGCCCAACACG CTTCCAGTGTCGGGGAACCTGCTGGACGTGTACGGTGGCACAGACGGGGCCACGCCCTCCATCACCGCCAGCAACTCCTGCCCGGCTGACCTGCCCAACATCAAGAGAGAGATGACGG ATGCTGAGGCAAAAGCATTTATTAAAGAGAGACAGAAGAAAGACAACCACAACCTCA ttGAGAGGCGCAGGAGGTTCAACATTAACGACAGGATCAAAGAGTTGGGCACTCTCATCCCCAAGTCCAGCGACCC GGAGATGCGCTGGAACAAAGGCACCATCCTCAAGGCCTCAGTCGACTACATCCGCAAGCTGCAGAAGGAGCAGCAGAGGGCCAAGGAGGTGGAAAGCCGGCAGAAGAAGCTGGAGTTGGCCAACCGCAGCCTGCAGCTCCGAGTGCAg GAGCTGGAGATGCAGGCCCGTCTCCACGGCCTGTCCACGCCGCCCTCCTCGGCCCCCCTGAGCACCGACCTCCCCCCGGGCGTGCTGCCCCCTGCCGGACCCTCCTCGGCACTGGAGCCCGCCGGCCTGCTCTCCCAATGCGGGGCCTCCCTCTCCGGCCAGCAGGGCCCCTCGCCCCCCTTCCTGTCCCCGCCGCACTCCGCCTCTCCGGGCCGCATGGCCGTGAGCAGCCCACTGGACCTGGGCGGCCTGAGCTTCGCCGAGCTGGACGACTCCAGCGCCGCGACCTTCGACACCCGGCTCATGGCGGACGTGGGGCTGGGGGACATTCTGATGGATGAGGACGGCGGCCTGTCTCCTGTGGGGGGCGCCGACCCGCTGCTGTCCTCCGTCTCCCCCGGGGCCTCGaagaccagcagccggaggagCAGCTTCAGCATGGAGGAGGACttgtga
- the fgd1 gene encoding FYVE, RhoGEF and PH domain-containing protein 1 gives MQLNRPKSALLSLPLSPSEPQGSFSSQYKTMRFSYHIGGGLPSPQPGLRRTGSSSSSSPRLLTKSLSLEPGPCLGGRETPQRLCSDPGPLGPPDCNGTSDKTPPAAPPKTRPPLPGPKPQVPPKPPHLQGPRRPQGPERPIPPPPSRPLPADPRAARATLPRAEGGGAPSCVLSLIEKFEREQIILVPDITGGCLCPARLSDTPDTVLWGGAADPTDLGLPSASEGKEVEDEEVQEREVEKDGKEVEEEEEEEGAACSERRLSCESGYGAAPDKLLDALEMRDPLAGQSDIPSDCLSLPPTQTDSKVTNRDSGIDSISSPSHSEELCFAGEEERGLGGTGLAAERERERDLPPSPGQSLPTLSVARCGARADRAGGVSRDSGDSDMEEGSGDESELAVTPPAQPPLASPKTERQDSSELSTQQKVFNIANELLHTEKAYVARLHLLDQVFCTQLMEEARTRSSFPCEVVMGIFSNICSIYCFHQQFLLPALEKRMEEWDSNPRIGDILQKLAPFLKMYGEYVKNFDRAMELVNSWMERSSPFKAIIHDIQRQEVCGNLTLQHHMLEPVQRIPRYELLLKDYLHRLPLDAPDCKDAQKSLELIATAAEHSNAAIRKMERMHKLLKVYELLGGEEDIVNPTNELIKEGHILKLSAKNGTSQDRYLILFNDRLLYCVPKLRLIGQKFSVRARIDVDGMELKETSSVNVPRTFLVSGKQRSLELQSRTEEEKKDWIQAIQATIQKHEQTLETFKLLNCSFRDEDYTPPNSPNTDLGRRAPTPIREKEVTLCMKCQEPFNSITKRRHHCKACGHVVCGKCSEFRARLLYDNNRANRVCVDCYTTLQGAPPSPASLALTTHRRRSILEKQASVVAENSVVCSFLHHMEKGAGRGWQKAWFVVPDNEPLVLYIYGAPQDVKAQRSVPLIGFEVSLPEPGDKLERRCSFKISQSHLTLYFSAEGEELQRRWMEVFSRAGRGEELHGHAPISEANEDEGEEPGATAAGEDT, from the exons gctcctcctcctcctccagtccACGGCTCCTCACTAAAAGTCTGTCCCTAGAGCCAGGCCCCTGTCTTGGGGGGCGAGAGACCCCACAGCGACTGTGCTCCGACCCCGGGCCCCTGGGCCCCCCCGACTGCAATGGCACCAGTGACAAGACCCCTCCTGCTGCCCCCCCCAAGACCCGACCACCACTCCCAGGACCCAAACCACAAG TGCCCCCGAAGCCGCCCCACCTGCAGGGCCCCCGGCGACCCCAGGGCCCTGAGAGGCCCATCCCCCCCCCGCCCTCGCGCCCGCTGCCCGCTGACCCCCGTGCCGCCCGTGCCACGCTGCCCCGTGCCGAGGGGGGCGGCGCTCCGTCCTGCGTGCTGTCGCTCATCGAGAAGTTCGAGAG AGAGCAGATTATATTAGTGCCGGATATCACTGGGGGCTGCCTGTGTCCAGCCAGGCTGTCTGACACCCCAGACACTGTGCTGTGGGGGGGGGCAGCGGACCCCACGGACCTAGGACTGCCCTCTGCCTCCGAGGGCAAAGAGGTGGAGGATGAGGAGGTGCAGGAGAGGGAGGTGGAGAAGGATGGAAAGGAggtggaagaggaagaggaagaggagggggcgGCCTGCTCCGAGAGGCGGCTGTCCTGCGAGTCCGGCTACGGCGCCGCCCCCGACAAGCTCCTGGACGCCCTGGAGATGAGGGACCCGCTGGCCGGCCAATCAGACATCCCCTCCGACTGCTTGTCCCTCCCCCCGACGCAGACGGACAGCAAGGTGACCAATCGGGACAGCGGCATCGACAGCATCAGCTCCCCCTCCCACAGTGAGGAACTGTGCTTCGCCGGGGAGGAGGAGCGAGGGCTGGGGGGCACCGGGCTGGCGGCAGAGCGCGAGAGAGAGCGGGACCTGCCCCCCAGCCCTGGCCAGTCCCTGCCCACCCTCTCCGTGGCGCGCTGCGGGGCCCGGGCAGACCGGGCGGGGGGGGTGTCCCGGGACTCGGGCGACAGCGACATGGAGGAGGGCAGTGGGGACGAGAGCGAGCTGGCCGTCACCCCACCCGCGCAGCCACCCCTCGCCAGCCCCAAGACCGAGAGGCAGGACTCGTCTGAG CTCTCCACGCAGCAGAAAGTGTTCAACATTGCCAACGAGCTGCTGCACACTGAGAAGGCGTACGTGGCCCGATTGCATCTCCTGGACCAG GTGTTCTGCACGCAGCTGATGGAAGAGGCTCGAACCCGCAGCTCGTTTCCCTGCGAGGTGGTCATGGGCATCTTCTCCAACATCTGCTCCATCTACTGCTTCCACCAGCAGTTCCTGTTGCCCGCGCTCGAGAAACGCATGGAGGAGTG GGACTCAAACCCGCGCATCGGGGACATCCTGCAGAAGCTAGCGCCCTTCCTGAAGATGTACGGCGAGTACGTGAAGAACTTTGACCGCGCCATGGAGCTTGTCAATTCCTGGATGGAGCGCAGCAGCCCCTTCAAAGCCATCATCCACGACATCCAG AGGCAGGAGGTGTGTGGGAACCTGACCCTACAGCACCACATGCTGGAGCCGGTACAGCGGATCCCTCGCTACGAGCTGCTGCTCAAGGACTACCTGCACCGGCTGCCCCTGGACGCGCCCGACTGCAAGGACGCCCAGA AGTCCCTGGAGCTGATCGCCACAGCAGCCGAACACTCCAACGCAGCCATCAGGAAAATG GAGCGGATGCACAAGCTGCTGAAGGTGTACGAGCTGCTGGGGGGCGAGGAGGACATCGTTAACCCCACTAACGAGCTCATAAAGGAGGGACACATCCTCAAGCTGTCTGCCAAGAACGGCACCTCGCAGGACAGATACCTCATCCTG TTTAACGACAGGCTGCTGTACTGTGTGCCCAAGCTGCGTCTCATCGGGCAGAAATTCAGTGTCAGAGCCAGGATAGACGTGGACGGCATGGAG CTGAAGGAGACTAGCAGTGTGAACGTGCCGCGCACCTTCCTGGTGTCAGGGAAACAGCGCTCACTGGAGCTGCAGTCAAG AActgaggaggagaagaaagacTGGATCCAG gcTATCCAAGCCACCATCCAGAAACATGAACAGACCCTGGAGACTTTCAAACTTCTCAACTGCTCCTTCCGGGATGAGGACTACACCCCCCCCAACTCGCCC AACACAGACCTGGGGCGCCGTGCCCCGACGCCAATCCGGGAGAAGGAGGTGACGCTGTGTATGAAGTGTCAGGAGCCGTTCAACTCCATTACCAAGAGACGCCACCACTGCAAGGCCTGCGGACAT gtggtgTGTGGGAAGTGCTCGGAGTTCCGCGCCCGGCTCTTGTATGATAACAACCGAGCGAACCGGGTGTGTGTGGACTGCTACACCACCCTGCAGGGGGCGCCCCCGTCCCCCGCCAGCCTCGCCCTCACCACACACCGCCGGCGCTCCATACTGGAG AAGCAGGCGTCGGTCGTGGCGGAGAACAGTGTCGTGTGCAGTTTTCTGCACCACATGGAGAAAGGGGCGGGGCGGGGCTGGCAGAAGGCCTGGTTTGTTGTCCCTGACAATGAGCCGCTGGTGCTGTACATCTACGGAGCGCCGCAG GATGTGAAGGCTCAGCGCAGTGTGCCCCTGATCGGGTTTGAGGTGTCGCTGCCCGAGCCGGGAGACAAGCTGGAGAGACGCTGCTCCTTTAAGATCAGCCAGAGTCACCTGACCCTGTACTTCAGCGCAGAGGGGGAGGAGCTACAGAGGCGCTGGATGGAGGTCTTTTCCCGGGCGGGGCGGGGGGAGGAGCTACACGGACACGCCCCAATCTCAGAGGCCAATGAGGATGAGGGGGAGGAGCCGGGCGCCACGGCAGCCGGGGAGGACACGTGA
- the LOC136753760 gene encoding transcription factor E3 isoform X1: MSAPDPQHSAQAVLLVPPSPEPGRPVPPHQQPQAVYVILDASSDVSLISLESLLPESGIVADIDLEDILPSDSFYELKSQPVALSPSSSLSLTVPSTSSPAMTSRVLLRQQLMREQAREQERREAQQQQQASSALPRPPDASPAISVSGPSAARPPPAQVPVEVLKVQTHLENPTKYHIQQAQRQQVKQYLSTTLGSKVASQALGVSPSPQSGSAPEHSAAPNSAPNSPMALLNLGPRSEKEIDDVIDDIISLESSFSEDILSFIDSGLQLPNTLPVSGNLLDVYGGTDGATPSITASNSCPADLPNIKREMTAFCVVDAEAKAFIKERQKKDNHNLIERRRRFNINDRIKELGTLIPKSSDPEMRWNKGTILKASVDYIRKLQKEQQRAKEVESRQKKLELANRSLQLRVQELEMQARLHGLSTPPSSAPLSTDLPPGVLPPAGPSSALEPAGLLSQCGASLSGQQGPSPPFLSPPHSASPGRMAVSSPLDLGGLSFAELDDSSAATFDTRLMADVGLGDILMDEDGGLSPVGGADPLLSSVSPGASKTSSRRSSFSMEEDL; this comes from the exons ATGTCCGCCCCGGACCCGCAGCACAGCGCCCAGGCCGTCCTGCTCGTCCCGCCCTCACCCGAACCGGGCCGCCCGGTACCGCCCCACCAGCAGCCCCAGGCCGTGTACGTCATTCTGGACGCCAGCTCTGACGTCAGCCTGATCAg CCTGGAGTCCCTGCTGCCGGAGTCGGGGATCGTGGCCGACATCGACCTCGAGGACATCCTGCCCTCAGACTCCTTCTACGAGCTCAAGAGCCAGCCCGTCGCCCTCAG cccctcctcctccctttccCTGACGGTCCCCTCCACTTCCTCCCCCGCCATGACGTCCCGTGTGCTGCTCCGGCAGCAGCTGATGAGGGAGCAGGCCCGGGAGCAGGAGCGCAGGGaggcccagcagcagcagcaggccaGCTCTGCCCTGCCCCGGCCCCCTGATGCCTCCCCCGCCATCAGTGTCTCCGGCCCCTCCGCTGCCCGGCCGCCCCCGGCACAGGTGCCCGTGGAGGTGCTCAAG GTGCAGACCCACCTGGAAAACCCCACCAAGTACCACATCCAGCAGGCCCAGAGGCAGCAGGTCAAGCAGTACCTGTCCACCACTCTGGGCAGCAAGGTGGCCAGTCAGGCCCTGGGCGTGTCCCCGTCGCCCCAGTCTGGCTCGGCCCCAGAGCACAGCGCCGCGCCCAACAGCGCGCCCAACAGCCCCATGGCCCTGCTCAACCTGGGGCCCCGGTCTGAGAAAGAG ATTGATGATGTCATCGATGACATCATCAGCCTGGAATCGAGTTTCAGCGAAGACATCCTGTCCTTCATCGACTCGGGGCTGCAGCTGCCCAACACG CTTCCAGTGTCGGGGAACCTGCTGGACGTGTACGGTGGCACAGACGGGGCCACGCCCTCCATCACCGCCAGCAACTCCTGCCCGGCTGACCTGCCCAACATCAAGAGAGAGATGACGG cgTTTTGCGTTGTAGATGCTGAGGCAAAAGCATTTATTAAAGAGAGACAGAAGAAAGACAACCACAACCTCA ttGAGAGGCGCAGGAGGTTCAACATTAACGACAGGATCAAAGAGTTGGGCACTCTCATCCCCAAGTCCAGCGACCC GGAGATGCGCTGGAACAAAGGCACCATCCTCAAGGCCTCAGTCGACTACATCCGCAAGCTGCAGAAGGAGCAGCAGAGGGCCAAGGAGGTGGAAAGCCGGCAGAAGAAGCTGGAGTTGGCCAACCGCAGCCTGCAGCTCCGAGTGCAg GAGCTGGAGATGCAGGCCCGTCTCCACGGCCTGTCCACGCCGCCCTCCTCGGCCCCCCTGAGCACCGACCTCCCCCCGGGCGTGCTGCCCCCTGCCGGACCCTCCTCGGCACTGGAGCCCGCCGGCCTGCTCTCCCAATGCGGGGCCTCCCTCTCCGGCCAGCAGGGCCCCTCGCCCCCCTTCCTGTCCCCGCCGCACTCCGCCTCTCCGGGCCGCATGGCCGTGAGCAGCCCACTGGACCTGGGCGGCCTGAGCTTCGCCGAGCTGGACGACTCCAGCGCCGCGACCTTCGACACCCGGCTCATGGCGGACGTGGGGCTGGGGGACATTCTGATGGATGAGGACGGCGGCCTGTCTCCTGTGGGGGGCGCCGACCCGCTGCTGTCCTCCGTCTCCCCCGGGGCCTCGaagaccagcagccggaggagCAGCTTCAGCATGGAGGAGGACttgtga
- the LOC136753760 gene encoding transcription factor E3 isoform X3, which translates to MTSRVLLRQQLMREQAREQERREAQQQQQASSALPRPPDASPAISVSGPSAARPPPAQVPVEVLKVQTHLENPTKYHIQQAQRQQVKQYLSTTLGSKVASQALGVSPSPQSGSAPEHSAAPNSAPNSPMALLNLGPRSEKEIDDVIDDIISLESSFSEDILSFIDSGLQLPNTLPVSGNLLDVYGGTDGATPSITASNSCPADLPNIKREMTAFCVVDAEAKAFIKERQKKDNHNLIERRRRFNINDRIKELGTLIPKSSDPEMRWNKGTILKASVDYIRKLQKEQQRAKEVESRQKKLELANRSLQLRVQELEMQARLHGLSTPPSSAPLSTDLPPGVLPPAGPSSALEPAGLLSQCGASLSGQQGPSPPFLSPPHSASPGRMAVSSPLDLGGLSFAELDDSSAATFDTRLMADVGLGDILMDEDGGLSPVGGADPLLSSVSPGASKTSSRRSSFSMEEDL; encoded by the exons ATGACGTCCCGTGTGCTGCTCCGGCAGCAGCTGATGAGGGAGCAGGCCCGGGAGCAGGAGCGCAGGGaggcccagcagcagcagcaggccaGCTCTGCCCTGCCCCGGCCCCCTGATGCCTCCCCCGCCATCAGTGTCTCCGGCCCCTCCGCTGCCCGGCCGCCCCCGGCACAGGTGCCCGTGGAGGTGCTCAAG GTGCAGACCCACCTGGAAAACCCCACCAAGTACCACATCCAGCAGGCCCAGAGGCAGCAGGTCAAGCAGTACCTGTCCACCACTCTGGGCAGCAAGGTGGCCAGTCAGGCCCTGGGCGTGTCCCCGTCGCCCCAGTCTGGCTCGGCCCCAGAGCACAGCGCCGCGCCCAACAGCGCGCCCAACAGCCCCATGGCCCTGCTCAACCTGGGGCCCCGGTCTGAGAAAGAG ATTGATGATGTCATCGATGACATCATCAGCCTGGAATCGAGTTTCAGCGAAGACATCCTGTCCTTCATCGACTCGGGGCTGCAGCTGCCCAACACG CTTCCAGTGTCGGGGAACCTGCTGGACGTGTACGGTGGCACAGACGGGGCCACGCCCTCCATCACCGCCAGCAACTCCTGCCCGGCTGACCTGCCCAACATCAAGAGAGAGATGACGG cgTTTTGCGTTGTAGATGCTGAGGCAAAAGCATTTATTAAAGAGAGACAGAAGAAAGACAACCACAACCTCA ttGAGAGGCGCAGGAGGTTCAACATTAACGACAGGATCAAAGAGTTGGGCACTCTCATCCCCAAGTCCAGCGACCC GGAGATGCGCTGGAACAAAGGCACCATCCTCAAGGCCTCAGTCGACTACATCCGCAAGCTGCAGAAGGAGCAGCAGAGGGCCAAGGAGGTGGAAAGCCGGCAGAAGAAGCTGGAGTTGGCCAACCGCAGCCTGCAGCTCCGAGTGCAg GAGCTGGAGATGCAGGCCCGTCTCCACGGCCTGTCCACGCCGCCCTCCTCGGCCCCCCTGAGCACCGACCTCCCCCCGGGCGTGCTGCCCCCTGCCGGACCCTCCTCGGCACTGGAGCCCGCCGGCCTGCTCTCCCAATGCGGGGCCTCCCTCTCCGGCCAGCAGGGCCCCTCGCCCCCCTTCCTGTCCCCGCCGCACTCCGCCTCTCCGGGCCGCATGGCCGTGAGCAGCCCACTGGACCTGGGCGGCCTGAGCTTCGCCGAGCTGGACGACTCCAGCGCCGCGACCTTCGACACCCGGCTCATGGCGGACGTGGGGCTGGGGGACATTCTGATGGATGAGGACGGCGGCCTGTCTCCTGTGGGGGGCGCCGACCCGCTGCTGTCCTCCGTCTCCCCCGGGGCCTCGaagaccagcagccggaggagCAGCTTCAGCATGGAGGAGGACttgtga